The genomic interval TATCTGAGGATTTTGAAATGTTTGAATTGATCAAAAATGTAAATATTGACTTCTTAGGGAAAAGGAAGGTCGCCGGAATTATTTCCGGAGTGATCATCTTAGCCGGCTTAGTGAGTCTTGTTGTTCACGGTGGTCCTCATTACAGTATTGACTTTGAGGGCGGTACCGAGATCCAAGTTCTTTTTAGTGAATCCACTGAGGTGGAGGCTGTCCGTACTGTACTTTCAAGTATTGGTTATGGAGATGCTGCCATTCGTGAGTTTGGTAATATAGATGAATTCCTGATCCATGTGAAAACTGCTACTCGCAGTGAAGAGCAGGTCAACGAGATTCGTGAGGCAATAGCCTCAATTCATGGTGCAGAGAGCTATGAAATTCGTCGTCTGGAAACAGTTGGACCAAAAATTGGCAAGGAACTTCGTGGGGATATGATCTCCGCTGTGCTCATCGCCATGATCGGAATTGTGATCTATATTTCGATCCGCTTCCAATTTATGTATGCCATTGGAGCTCTGGTTGCTCTGGCTCATGATGTCATGATCACCCTGGGTCTTTTTTCCTTATTGAATCTTGAGATATCACTCTCAGTTCTGGCGGCTTTTCTCTTTATTGTGGGTTACTCGTTGAATGACACTATTGTGGTCTTTGACCGAGTCCGGGAAAATGCCAAAACCAAACGTCATGATGCCTTTGTGTCGGTGCTTAATCTAAGTTTGAATCAGACCCTGAACCGAACGGTGATCACCTCGTTAACTACGCTGACAGTGGTAACGATCCTGCTGTTCTTTGGTGGGGAAGTGATCAAGCCTTTTGCTTTTGCCCTGACTGTGGGTCTTGTCGTGGGAACTTATTCTTCTATGTTCGTAGCCAGTCCGGTAGTATTGATCTGGGATGAGAACCAGAAGAAAAGGCAGAATAGTTAGATCTAAGAAACGGTTTTAAAGAGCTTTACAAAAAAGCACCTTTCGGGGTGCTTTTTTTGTGGGGAGCAGCGTCCCCTCGATACATTTCTCGTTGCACTCGAAACACTCGGGGACCAGATCAGACAAAGCTTGTTGCACTCGAAACACTCGGGGACCAGATCAGACAAAGCTTGTTGCACTCGAAACACTTGGGGGCCAGATCATACAAAACTTGCAGTTGGTATTAATACCAATTAAACATCAAACCTGCCCTCAATTTCTGCATCTTTTCCCGTTTTACTGCGCTTAATCTTATCACTATAGCTACCGCTATACTTCAAAGATAAAACTTATAAAACGAAAAAATATTTTGAACTTATAGTGCAGTTTTGAAATTCAATTGGTATAGATCCTCAAACTGGATCATCATGGCATAACCATTGCCGTGACTTAGAACAGGCAAAAAACAATAAATTGAGAATGACTCAAATGAATTTACCAAAATTATTGGATTTAATGCGTAAACCTAATGTGGAGGAAAATATGCGCAAGACTTACACATGGTTGATTGTTCTACTACTCATTGTATCTGGTGTGTTTGCTGACATCACTATTAGTGGTGATGCCAGAGTCAGACCTCGTCTGGATA from Candidatus Neomarinimicrobiota bacterium carries:
- the secF gene encoding protein translocase subunit SecF → MFELIKNVNIDFLGKRKVAGIISGVIILAGLVSLVVHGGPHYSIDFEGGTEIQVLFSESTEVEAVRTVLSSIGYGDAAIREFGNIDEFLIHVKTATRSEEQVNEIREAIASIHGAESYEIRRLETVGPKIGKELRGDMISAVLIAMIGIVIYISIRFQFMYAIGALVALAHDVMITLGLFSLLNLEISLSVLAAFLFIVGYSLNDTIVVFDRVRENAKTKRHDAFVSVLNLSLNQTLNRTVITSLTTLTVVTILLFFGGEVIKPFAFALTVGLVVGTYSSMFVASPVVLIWDENQKKRQNS